One Methylorubrum extorquens genomic window, GGCGAAGGCTTGGTTGACGTGGCCGAGCACGCCGGGGACGTTCCTGTGCACGTGCAGGAAGCGCACGCCGCCGATGCGCGGCGGGATCTGCACCTGCGGGAAGTTGACGGCACCCAGCGTCGAGCCGGTCTCGACGTAGTCGACGAGCTTGCGCGCGACCTCCGATCCGATGCGGTCCTGCGCCTCCTCGGTCGAGCCGCCGATATGGGGCGTGAGGATCACGTTCGGGATGCCCTGGAGCGGCGAGACGAAGCGCTCGTCATTGGAGCGCGGCTCGACGGGGAAGACGTCGACCGCCGCGCCCCGCAGGCGGCCTTCCTTGAGTGCGGCGGCGAGCGCGTCGAGATCGACCACGGTGCCGCGGCTGTTGTTGATGAGGTAGGCGCCGGGCTTCATCCGGCCGATGCGCTCAGCGCTCATGAGCCCGTGGGTGAGCGGCGTCTCCGGCACGTGCAGGCTAACCACGTCGCTGGCCGCAAGCAGGGCGTCGAGGCTGTCGGCCGGCTCGGTGTTGCCGTGGCGCAGCCGGTCGGTGAGATCGAAGAAGATCACCCGCATGCCCATCGCCTCGGCGAGGTTCGAGAGCTGCGCGCCGATGTTGCCGTAGCCGATGATGCCGAGCGTCTTGCCACGGACCTCGTAGGAATTCTCCGCCGACTTGTCCCAGCCGCCTTCATGCGCCGAAGCGGAGCGGGGCGTGATGCGGCGCAGCAGCATCACGATCTCGCCGATCGTCAGTTCGGCCACGCTGCGGGTGTTGGAGAAGGGCGCATTGAAGACGGGGATGCCGCGGGCTCGGGCGGCATCGAGATCGACTTGGTTGGTGCCGACGCTGAAGCAGCCGATTGCGACGAGGGCCGGAGCCGCATCGAGCAGGCCGGTCGTGACCTGCGTGCGCGAGCGGATGCCGAGGACGTGCGCTCCGGCGAGCACCTCGGCATCCGCCGAGCCGATCGCACGCGGCAGGCGCCGCACGTGGCGGAGGCTCGCCCGCGCGAGGACCTCGACCGCCGACGGCGCGATGTTCTCGGCCAGGACGATGTTGACCTGGTCCTGATGGGTGAAGCTGTCCGTGCCCGGCATGGTCTTGCCTGCGCCTCTCGTCATTGAGCGCCCGCCATACATCAATGTTGCGGTGCGGCAATCGCCGGCGGCTCACTGCGAGCGACGACCGGGACAATTCGTGACGCGTTTCTCCCGGAAAGCCGGCCGGACCATGGCGTCCCGCCGTTTCCTCGTTCTCGGCCGAGCCGGACGGGGCACGAAGAACCGTCATGTCATATCAAATCCTGTTGATCCCTTCGGGATGGCGGATGTGGGCTTCGCTCAGTCGCCGCGCGGGCTTGCTGAGACGGTCCCCCGTGACGGGACGGGCCACCCGCCGCAGGGCGTGCGCCGGAGCTTGCGCCTGATCGAAGGAGGCGACGAGGCGGCAGGATGACGCCTGCGCCGCGCTGAGGAAACACGGAGTGCGCTGCCGGTCGTTCAGCCGGCAGGCCGTGGCGAGGAACCCTGGCTTGCATAGGCCGCGAGTTCCCCACGCAGATACGGTGCCGTGCGGCTGGCCCGGGCCCCGGCCACCACCTCGGGACGGCCGGCCGCGACGACGGTGCCGCCCAGGTTTCCGGCGCCGGGCCCCACGTCGATGACGTGATCGGCCCCGGCGACGACGCGCATGTCGTGCTCGACCATGACGACGGCGTTGCCCGCCTCGACCAAGCCGTTGAGCTGGAGCATGAGGCGGTCCACGTCGGTCGGGTGCAACCCCGTCGTCGGCTCGTCGAGGACGTAGAGCGTGCCGCCGCGCTGGCCTCTCTGAAGCTCCGTGGCGAGCTTGATGCGCTGGGCCTCCCCGCCGGAGAGTTCGGTTGCCGGCTGGCCCAGGCGGAGGTAGCCGAGGCCGAGATCCCGCAGCACCGCGAGCGGCCGCAGCACGGACGGCTCGTCCGCGAAGGCTTCGCAGGCGCGCTCGACGGTGAGCCCGAGCACGTCCGCGATGGTCAGGCCGTTCCAGGTGACTTCCAGCGTGTCGGGCGCGTAGCGGGTGCCATGGCAGGTCGGGCAGGGGGCGTAGACGCTCGGCATGAACAGGAGTTCGACGCTTACGAAGCCCTCGCCCTCGCAGGCCGGGCAGCGGCCCTTCGCGACGTTGAAGGAGAAGCGGCCGGCGTCGTAGCGGCGCTTGCGGGCCTCGGGGGTGGCCGCGAACAGCTTGCGGACGGCGTCGAACAGACCGGTATAGGTCGCGAGGTTCGAGCGGGGCGTGCGCCCGATCGGCCTCTGATCGACCTTCACCAGACGCCGGATTCCTTCCATGCCGCCGACGATGCGCCCCTCCGTCGGACCCGGCGCGTCGTCGAGCGGATCCTCCGGCTCGTCGTCGATCTCGACGGGCCGTCCGAGGCGGTCGCCGACGAGTTCCAAAAGGGCTTGGCTCACGAGACTCGATTTGCCGGAGCCGGAGATGCCCGTCACGGCGGTGAGACAGCCCAGCGGGAAGGCGGCCGAGACTCCGCGCAGATTGTTCCGGACGATACCCTCCAGGCGCAGCCATCCCGACGGTTCCCGCCGCGGGCGCTGCGGCGGCTCGGCCATGCCGAACAGATGGAGGCGCGTGCGTGACGCCTCCACGTCGCGCAGGCCCTCAGGCGGGCCGCTGTACAGCACGGTGCCGCCGTGCTCGCCTGCGGCCGGACCGACATCGACGAGCCAATCGGCGCGGCGCATCGTGCCGATGTCGTGCTCGACGACGAACAGCGAATTGCCCGAGGCGAGCAGCCCGGCCAGCGCGTCGTGCATGGCATCGCCGTCGGCGGGGTGCAGCCCGGCCGTGGGCTCGTCGAGGACGTAGGCGACGCCGAAGAGCTGGGAGCGGAGCTGGGTGGCGAGGCGCAGGCGCTGCAGCTCGCCCGACGACAGGGTCGTGGTCACTCGGTCCAGCGACAGGTAGCCGAGACCCAGCTCCGTCAGCGTTCCGATCCGGTCGATGAGGTCGGCGGCGAGGCGCTGGGCGGCCAGCCGCTTCTCGACCGAGAGGTTCGGCGTCGCGCGCACGTCCGGTGCGCTCGCATGGGCCGAGGCTCCGGACGCGACGCGCCGGTCGCGATCCCGCCGGCCCGTGTCGCGGTCGAGGGTGTCCGATGCGGTGCCGTCAGCCTCGTCGGGCAGCCGGTCCTCGGCGGCCGGCCGCATCGCCTCGGCCAAGTCGGTGAGCGGCATGCGCGACAGGTCGCCGATATCCAGCCCCGCGAAGGTCACCGTGAGCGCCTCGGGCTTGAGGCGCTTGCCCTGGCAGGCCGGGCAATCCTCGCTCACGAGGTAGCGCGCCGCCCGCCGACGCATGAGGGCGCTCTGCGAGTTGGTGAAGGTGCCGAGCACGTAACGGCGGGCGCTCGTGAACGTGCCCATATAGCTCGGCTCGAAGCGGCGCTGCCGGGCGAGCCGTGTCTGCTCAGGCGAGAGCCCGGCATATACCGGCTCCTGCGGCTGGTCGTCCGTGAACAGGATCCAATCCCGCAGCGCCCGCGGCAGGTCCTGCCACGGCGTGTCGACATCGACGCCCCGGCTCACCAGGATATCCCGCAGGTTCTGCCCGCCCCAGGCTTGCGGCCAGGCCGCGACGGCGCGCTCGCGGATCGTCAGCGAGGGTTCGGGCACCATCGACGCTTCAGTCGCCTGATAAACTCGTCCGAGCCCGCCGCAGGACGGGCAGGCGCCCTGGGGCGTGTTGGGCGAGAAGTCCTCCGCGTAGAGCATCGGCTGGCCCGGCGGGTAGGTGCCGGCGCGCGAGTACATCATCCGCACGAGGCTCGACAGGGTCGTGACGCTGCCGACCGAGGAGCGGGCGCTGGGCGTGCCGCGCTGCTGCTGGAGGGCGACGGCCGGGGGAAGGCCCTCGATGGAATCGACATCGGGTACCCCGACCTGATCGATCATCCGGCGCGCGTAGGGCGCGACCGACTCGAAGTAGCGCCGCTGCGCCTCCGCGTAGAGCGTGCCGAAGGCGAGCGAGGACTTGCCGGAGCCCGAGACGCCCGTGAACACCACGAGGGCGTCGCGCGGCACCTCGACGTCGACGTCGCGCAGGTTGTGCTCCCGGGCCCCCTTCACTGTGACGTAGCCCGGCCGTCCCGCGCCCGCCCGGGCGATCCTGACTCGTTCCTTGGGCTTCGCTTGGTCCACCGGCATCCCTCTCGGCGCCTCCCTCTCGCGGGGCGCCGGACGCCCCTGCGCCGACTAGAGGTTCGGGCGCGCTGACGCTACCCGTGTGGGGTCACGGTGATCAGCGACGCGGCGTTGAAAAACGCTGGTATCACCCTCACGCATGAACTGCATGTGCAAGAAACCGGCGGCCCGCCATCTATCAGGACTTGGCGATCTCACGAAGCAACATCGGCACGCGCGCCCACGGTTCCGTTGCATGCTGGTTGTGCAGCCGGCTGAGCGCGTCGTTCTGTCCGCCGACAATGAGGATATCCGGCCACCGCGCGCAGAAGGCTTCGACGCAGTCGGGATCGAAATGCCGTCCGCTCTCGGCCCGAATGCAGTCCAGGGCATCTTCGAACGGCATGGCGCCCTTGTAGGGACGCTGCGTCGTGAGGGCGTCGAACACGTCCGCCACGGCCACGATGCGGGCTGAGAGCGGGATGTCGGTCCCCGCGAGCCCACGCGGATAGCCGCTGCCGTCCCACTTCTCGTGGTGCGACTCCGCGATTTCGGCAGCGAGGCTGATCAGTTCGGATGAACTGTCCCCGAGAATACGCTTGCCGATCGCGGCATGGGTCCTGATGAGGGCGAATTCCTCCGGATCGAGCCGACCTGGTTTCAGAAGCACGCCGTCTGGAATCGCGACCTTGCCGACGTCGTGCAGGGGTGCCGCGAGATACAGGTTCCGGCAGAAATCCGGTGCAAGATCGAGGGCCTCGGCCACGATCTGGCTATAGCGCGCCACGCGCCATGTGTGATCACCGGTGTCGTTGTCGCGGTACTCGACGGCAAGCGACAGGCGGAAGATGATTTCCTCCTCGCGCTCGCGCAGATGACGTAGCGCCATCTCCACCTCGCCGTCGAGCCAAGTGGCTTGTTCAGCCAGTTTCCGGACGGCTTGAGCCAAGCGGATGAGGTTGCGCAGCCGGACGGTGAGTTCGATGCCGCGCATGGATTTGTCGATGAAGTCGGTTGCGCCGGCATCGAGCGCGGCAAGGCGCACCGAGTCGGAGACATCACTGGTCACCATGACGATCGGGACCAGGTTGTAATGAGGGACCTTCCGCAGGCTTTGGATGAATTCAATCCCATCCATGGCAGGCATGTGATAATCGACCACGACGAGATCGAAGGCGCGCATGCTCGCTTCGAGCAGCCCTGCCGCCGGGTCAGCATGGTCCGTCACCGTCACATCCGGCTCAGCCTCTAGAAGGCCGCGGAGGCGCAGGCGCATGGTCGCGCTGTCATCGACCAGAAGTGCGTCCATCCTCGGGTCTCCTTATTGGGATGCGCGATGACAGACCGTGGGTGCCGAGCATCACGCACTGTTTTCAAATCGGCAGGCACGCATGGGCCAACGCTTAGCCATCAAATGGTAAAAAATTTCAACGATTCCACCTAGAGGCCGTTCTGCGGCGACGTGTGCTCCCTGTAGTTGTTGCCAAAGTTTTTGAAGTTGTCACTCGCTCGCTTTCCAGCGGTGATACAGAATTTTTACGGAACTCAACGATCATAAAATCTAAAAATATTATTTTACTCGGGTAAAACAGCGTGGTGCCGTAAATTCTGCTCGGAAGCGCCGCGTCCGGCTCTATTCGAACGTTGCGCCGGGAGGATGCGGACTCCCTGGATTCTCGCCCCCTTCGCACTCCGTGCCGTGGACTGCCCGACTTCGTGGTGACGAGACCCGGCTGGCTCCGAGATGAACCGCGGGCGATCCTGAGATGCCCGGCACCCGTGTCCGGAATAATGATCTCGCTCTGCGGCGGCGTGAAGCGCCGGGCACGGATCAACGCCCGGCCGAACCCGGGCCTGACGGCCAAGGACGCGATCGGCATCGAGTTCGCGGCGCATCGAGGCGTGGCCGAACGTCGTTCCGCCGGTTGTGACGCCGCGTCACATAACGCCGTTTCGGGGCGAGCGGCGAGGATGGCCGATGTCGAGCGGGCCTAACCCAGCTTGATGAACTTGGCTTTGCCTTGGAACGACCACGGCCCTTTCACGCCGAACTCGGCGCAGAAGGTGTCCACGGCACGCGTAACACCCGGAAAGCTGCCTCCGAGACGGTCGTAATCGTCGGCGATGAAAAGGCCGCCGGGTCGCAACACCGGCCACCACGCGCGGAGGTCGGCGGCGACCGATGCTTCTTCGTGGCCGGCGTCGAGATGGATCACGTCGGCGGTCACACCGCGAAGGCGCATCAGCTCGGCGGCATTTACCGAGTCGAGCGGCAGCGGCACCACCCGGTCGGCGAGCCCTTCGTGCAGAACATTGGCCAGGAAGGTGCGGTAGAGGCTGGGAAAGCCGTGCTCGGTGGCGAGTTCGAGGAAAAGGCTCTCATCCATCCAGTGGTCGACGGCGCCAAGCCAAGTATCGACCGCGACGACGGTGCCGTCGATCCCGTGCTCGGCCATCGTATGCGCGAGGTAGAGCGCGCTCGCTCCCTTCCACGTGCCGATCTCGACGACCACGCCGGGGCGGTGCTGGATCACCGCCTCCTCCAGATACGGGTGAACGCTGCGCCAGCCCTGAAGGTCGAGGGGCCTCAGGGTGTCCGGCGGATCAACGAAGGGATCGCGGCCATGCCATAGGGCGGCGATGATGTCCTGTCGGGTCATGTCTTCGGCTCGTAGAGGAGGCGGGGATCAACAGGACGCGGCGTCAGCCGGCATGGGCCGCTGCGTAGAGAGCCTCGCAGCGGTCGAGCCAACGATCGCGGGTGAACAGGCGGTGGACGCGCGCATGCGGCACGGTGCGTGGGATCGTCAGCGCCGTGCCGAGCGCCCGTGACAGGGCAGCGTCGTCCCCGGGCGAAACGAGACATCCGGCCTCGCCGACGACCTCCTCTGCGGCGCCTCTCGTGAAACCGGCCACCGGCAGGCCGCAGGCCATCGCCTCAACCGCCACCAGACCAAACGGTTCGTCCCAGCACGGCGTGAACAGGAAGACGGAGGCGCGGCCGATCTCCCGTGCCAACTCCGGGCTGCCGAGATGGCCACCGTAACGGATCGTGCCGCCGATGAACGGAGCGACCTGCGTCTCCCAGTATTCCAACTCCTCGATCGGGCCGAACAGGGTGAGGGGCAGACCGGCCTGCCGTGCGGCTCGAACCGCGAGATGGGTGCCTTTGATCGGCGCGATGCGCCCGCACCAGACGGCACTGCCGTCGCCGTGGGCCTGAAAGGGCCACAACGCCGGATCGATCCCGTTATGCAGCACCGAGACCTCGGGCGGCGCCCCGTCCGGCCACCAAGCCTGAGCCTGCGCCCGAGAGGTGACGGTGATCTGGTGGCCGGGGGTGACGCTGTCGTGCACGCACCACCGCAAGGCGTCGTAGGGCGGCACGTGCAGCGAGGTCACCGTCGGCACGGCGGCCGTGCGGCGGCGCTCGAGCGGCAGGCGGCTCAGGCTGTTGTTGTGCAGCACGTCGAAGCCGCCGGCCGCGATCCGGTCGCAGGCGGCGGCGTAGCCCGCATCGACATGCGCCTTCAGCCCCGGATCGCCTCGATGCTCCAGCCCCGGAAAGCTCCGCTCGTGATGGACTGGGATCACCGGGTCGATCGAAAAGCGCGGGTCGCTGTCGCCGGCGGCGAACAGCACGACCTCGTGGCCGCGCGCCAGCAGCCCCTCGGCGAGGTGCCAAGTATAGGCTTCCAGCCCGCCGGCGAAGGGCGGGGCGATCGGGTGGCGCAGATGGGCGAGGAGCGCGATCCTCACGCCGTCACCGGCACGGAGGCCGGTTGCATGTCCCGTTCGCGGGCGCGCGCCTCTAAGTGCCGGATGACGGAAGCCGAGTTGGTGTAGGGCTGGTGGCTCTGCTGCCCGGTGAGCGCGAGATCCTCGGCGTCGGGCCGGCGCAGGATGCGGATCGGCTGCTCGGGCGTATCGTCGATCAGGCCCATCACCTTGAAGGCGTAGAGCCAGTGACCCATGGTGCGGTAGCCCCACTTGGCCTCGAACAGCTCCGCGTTGCGCACCACGCTGTCGAGGTGATGGATCGGCGGCATGTGGTGCGGGTGGTACTGGTGATAGGCCAGCGCGCCCTTCATCCAGGCGATGGGCAGGCCGCACTGGTCCAGGATCTTGCCGAAATCGGTGTCCTCGCCGCCATAGCCGGTGTAGCGCTCGTCGAAGCCGCCGACAGCCTCGAACGTCGCCCGCCGGATCGCGAAGTTGAGCGACCAGAAGCAGCGGTAATCGTTACAGATCTCGATGCCTGCGGCCGGTGGACCGCGGCGGTCGGAATGCTTTTCCGCCACCATGGCGAGGTCGTCGTAGCGCCAGTCACCCGCGGTGGCGTGCTCGGGCAGGTGCAGCACCTCGCCCATCAGCAGACCGTCAAGTTCAGACAACGCCCGGGCGTAGTCGGCCACGAGGCCGGGCGCCGGGATGCAATCGACGTCGAGAAAGACGATGTTCTCCCCGCTCGCCGCCGCCACGCCCCGGTTGCGCGCGGCCGCCAGCGGCAGTTCCGAGCCCGATACCAGGATCTGGCGGACCGGGAACGCGACCTCGGGCAGGTCGTAGGGCGCGTCCTGCATGACGGCGATGATGAATTCGGCCGGCGGCCGCGTCTGGCGTTCCAGCCCGAGGAGGACGTTGCGCAGATGGGCGGGCCGTCCTTTGGCCAGGGTGACGACGGAAACGGTGGACATGCGGGGGGACAGGCTCCGGCAATCGGGAAAGTGGATCGAGGCGGCTCGCTCAGCCGGCGGCGGCGACGGCGCGTAGCGGGACGGCGTCCGGTTCGTGGCCGGACGATCCGTCCTGCCAGAGCGCGTCGGTCAGCCCTTCGAGCCATCCGGCCGCCCGCGTGGCCGCGTCCGGTGCGTAGAGGCTGCGCAGGATGGTCCCGTCGAGGCTGCGGGCGCGGTCGAGAAGATCGCGCCATCCGTGGAAGTCGCCGGGCCAGTGGGGTGCTTGCACGGCGGCGCCAAGTTGGACCAGCGCCTCGGCCTTGCGGGTCTGCTCGCCGAAGTAACGCCATTCCGGCATCACGATGAGGCGCCCCGCAACGCGCGCGACTTCGTGCACCGTGTTGTCACCCGCCGAGGCGACCACGATGTCGGCCGCGGCGAGATAGTCGGTGACCGACGGCACCCAGCCGAGTTCGCGCAGGTTGGCGAAGTCGGTCTCGTGGCCCTCGCGATGGGTTGGCCCCAGCGTCAGCCAGAGTGCATCGGGCGCGGCGCGGGCGGCGACCGTCAGCGGCGCATAGGGCGTGCCGCTTCCCCCGCCGCCGGTGACCGCGACGACGATCTCGCGCCGTGGGTCGAGGCCGAGCCGAGCCCGCGCCTCGGCGCGATCCGGCACGCGATCGATGCTGGTGCAGAGGCCGCCGCTGTAGAAGGTTTTGTCGCGCAGATGCGCCGGGTAGTCGTCCTGCTCCAGCCGCTCGTCGAAGGGGGCGAGCATCCCGACGCAGGCCTCGTAGGCGCCGATATGGGCGATGTCGTTGCGGTCGCCGTGCATGCGGATCTGGACGGCGGGGACGCTGGCGATGCGCGCGAGCATCGCGATCTCCGCCGACACATCGACCACGAACAGACCGACCGCGCGCTCGTCGAGATGGTCGAGGATCTGGCGCATGGTCCGGCGCATCTCGGCGAGGCCCAGCGGCACGCAGTGCATCACCGGCGGCGTCGGCTCCGCGTAGAGGCGCGGGGTGGGAACGGCCGCGCCGATCATGTCGGGGAGCGCCACGATCTCGATGTCGCGGGAAAATCCGTCGAACAGGTGCGGGCCGGCGGTCAGCACCGAGACCGGACGGTCGTGGGCGAACTCGACGGCCACCGCCATGGTGCGATTGGCATGGCCCCGGCCCTGATGATGAACAAAGAACGCGATGGGTTTCTTCATGAGGCGGGGTTTCGAGACTCGGATCGGAAGGAGATCGGGAAGGCGTCGGGACTAGGAGAAGAGGGCCTGCGGCCGCAGGGCGGCGGCGATCTCGGGCGCACTCGGCCGGCGCAGGACGCGGATCGCCGGCGCATCGGCATCCCACGCGATCAATCCGGCCGCGCGGAACTGTTCGAGCCAGTAGGTCATGCACCAGCGTCCGTGCCGCGCGTGAAAGCGTGTCGCGTTGGCGAGGATCGGCGCGAAATGCTGGAGGGGTGGCACGTGAACGGGGTGGTGCTGGTGGTAGGCCCGCGCACCCGCGACCCAGAAGGTCGGCAGCCCCGACTCCGCGAGGCGGGCGGCGAGATCCGTCTCCTCGCCGCCATAGCCGACGTAACGCTCGTCCATGCCGCCGACTGCGCGCCACGCCTCGGCAGGCAGGGCGAAGGACAGGCCCCAGAGCTGCCCGGCATCGGGCTCTCGCCGCAGTCCGGACTCGGGCAGGAGAGGCCGGG contains:
- the serA gene encoding phosphoglycerate dehydrogenase, whose amino-acid sequence is MPGTDSFTHQDQVNIVLAENIAPSAVEVLARASLRHVRRLPRAIGSADAEVLAGAHVLGIRSRTQVTTGLLDAAPALVAIGCFSVGTNQVDLDAARARGIPVFNAPFSNTRSVAELTIGEIVMLLRRITPRSASAHEGGWDKSAENSYEVRGKTLGIIGYGNIGAQLSNLAEAMGMRVIFFDLTDRLRHGNTEPADSLDALLAASDVVSLHVPETPLTHGLMSAERIGRMKPGAYLINNSRGTVVDLDALAAALKEGRLRGAAVDVFPVEPRSNDERFVSPLQGIPNVILTPHIGGSTEEAQDRIGSEVARKLVDYVETGSTLGAVNFPQVQIPPRIGGVRFLHVHRNVPGVLGHVNQAFARRGVNITSQYLQTEGELGYVVVEADAAPVDRAGILAELDAIDGTVRTRLIQARIA
- a CDS encoding glycosyltransferase family 2 protein, yielding MLTLVRGRADRLRNLMRGLARQTVLPRELVIAWMQPEPEPDLPDPGCPVRHLHVPGEPMPLAAARNRAAAAASGDLLVFLDVDCIPGPTLVSAYTDAAATERGLFLGEVLYLPPDAITGGTAPDSAVLDRLGRAHPARPLLPESGLRREPDAGQLWGLSFALPAEAWRAVGGMDERYVGYGGEETDLAARLAESGLPTFWVAGARAYHQHHPVHVPPLQHFAPILANATRFHARHGRWCMTYWLEQFRAAGLIAWDADAPAIRVLRRPSAPEIAAALRPQALFS
- a CDS encoding class I SAM-dependent methyltransferase, which produces MTRQDIIAALWHGRDPFVDPPDTLRPLDLQGWRSVHPYLEEAVIQHRPGVVVEIGTWKGASALYLAHTMAEHGIDGTVVAVDTWLGAVDHWMDESLFLELATEHGFPSLYRTFLANVLHEGLADRVVPLPLDSVNAAELMRLRGVTADVIHLDAGHEEASVAADLRAWWPVLRPGGLFIADDYDRLGGSFPGVTRAVDTFCAEFGVKGPWSFQGKAKFIKLG
- a CDS encoding HD domain-containing phosphohydrolase, with protein sequence MDALLVDDSATMRLRLRGLLEAEPDVTVTDHADPAAGLLEASMRAFDLVVVDYHMPAMDGIEFIQSLRKVPHYNLVPIVMVTSDVSDSVRLAALDAGATDFIDKSMRGIELTVRLRNLIRLAQAVRKLAEQATWLDGEVEMALRHLREREEEIIFRLSLAVEYRDNDTGDHTWRVARYSQIVAEALDLAPDFCRNLYLAAPLHDVGKVAIPDGVLLKPGRLDPEEFALIRTHAAIGKRILGDSSSELISLAAEIAESHHEKWDGSGYPRGLAGTDIPLSARIVAVADVFDALTTQRPYKGAMPFEDALDCIRAESGRHFDPDCVEAFCARWPDILIVGGQNDALSRLHNQHATEPWARVPMLLREIAKS
- a CDS encoding glycosyltransferase family 2 protein; this encodes MSTVSVVTLAKGRPAHLRNVLLGLERQTRPPAEFIIAVMQDAPYDLPEVAFPVRQILVSGSELPLAAARNRGVAAASGENIVFLDVDCIPAPGLVADYARALSELDGLLMGEVLHLPEHATAGDWRYDDLAMVAEKHSDRRGPPAAGIEICNDYRCFWSLNFAIRRATFEAVGGFDERYTGYGGEDTDFGKILDQCGLPIAWMKGALAYHQYHPHHMPPIHHLDSVVRNAELFEAKWGYRTMGHWLYAFKVMGLIDDTPEQPIRILRRPDAEDLALTGQQSHQPYTNSASVIRHLEARARERDMQPASVPVTA
- a CDS encoding glycosyltransferase encodes the protein MKKPIAFFVHHQGRGHANRTMAVAVEFAHDRPVSVLTAGPHLFDGFSRDIEIVALPDMIGAAVPTPRLYAEPTPPVMHCVPLGLAEMRRTMRQILDHLDERAVGLFVVDVSAEIAMLARIASVPAVQIRMHGDRNDIAHIGAYEACVGMLAPFDERLEQDDYPAHLRDKTFYSGGLCTSIDRVPDRAEARARLGLDPRREIVVAVTGGGGSGTPYAPLTVAARAAPDALWLTLGPTHREGHETDFANLRELGWVPSVTDYLAAADIVVASAGDNTVHEVARVAGRLIVMPEWRYFGEQTRKAEALVQLGAAVQAPHWPGDFHGWRDLLDRARSLDGTILRSLYAPDAATRAAGWLEGLTDALWQDGSSGHEPDAVPLRAVAAAG
- a CDS encoding glycosyltransferase family 4 protein; amino-acid sequence: MRIALLAHLRHPIAPPFAGGLEAYTWHLAEGLLARGHEVVLFAAGDSDPRFSIDPVIPVHHERSFPGLEHRGDPGLKAHVDAGYAAACDRIAAGGFDVLHNNSLSRLPLERRRTAAVPTVTSLHVPPYDALRWCVHDSVTPGHQITVTSRAQAQAWWPDGAPPEVSVLHNGIDPALWPFQAHGDGSAVWCGRIAPIKGTHLAVRAARQAGLPLTLFGPIEELEYWETQVAPFIGGTIRYGGHLGSPELAREIGRASVFLFTPCWDEPFGLVAVEAMACGLPVAGFTRGAAEEVVGEAGCLVSPGDDAALSRALGTALTIPRTVPHARVHRLFTRDRWLDRCEALYAAAHAG
- a CDS encoding excinuclease ABC subunit UvrA — protein: MDQAKPKERVRIARAGAGRPGYVTVKGAREHNLRDVDVEVPRDALVVFTGVSGSGKSSLAFGTLYAEAQRRYFESVAPYARRMIDQVGVPDVDSIEGLPPAVALQQQRGTPSARSSVGSVTTLSSLVRMMYSRAGTYPPGQPMLYAEDFSPNTPQGACPSCGGLGRVYQATEASMVPEPSLTIRERAVAAWPQAWGGQNLRDILVSRGVDVDTPWQDLPRALRDWILFTDDQPQEPVYAGLSPEQTRLARQRRFEPSYMGTFTSARRYVLGTFTNSQSALMRRRAARYLVSEDCPACQGKRLKPEALTVTFAGLDIGDLSRMPLTDLAEAMRPAAEDRLPDEADGTASDTLDRDTGRRDRDRRVASGASAHASAPDVRATPNLSVEKRLAAQRLAADLIDRIGTLTELGLGYLSLDRVTTTLSSGELQRLRLATQLRSQLFGVAYVLDEPTAGLHPADGDAMHDALAGLLASGNSLFVVEHDIGTMRRADWLVDVGPAAGEHGGTVLYSGPPEGLRDVEASRTRLHLFGMAEPPQRPRREPSGWLRLEGIVRNNLRGVSAAFPLGCLTAVTGISGSGKSSLVSQALLELVGDRLGRPVEIDDEPEDPLDDAPGPTEGRIVGGMEGIRRLVKVDQRPIGRTPRSNLATYTGLFDAVRKLFAATPEARKRRYDAGRFSFNVAKGRCPACEGEGFVSVELLFMPSVYAPCPTCHGTRYAPDTLEVTWNGLTIADVLGLTVERACEAFADEPSVLRPLAVLRDLGLGYLRLGQPATELSGGEAQRIKLATELQRGQRGGTLYVLDEPTTGLHPTDVDRLMLQLNGLVEAGNAVVMVEHDMRVVAGADHVIDVGPGAGNLGGTVVAAGRPEVVAGARASRTAPYLRGELAAYASQGSSPRPAG